In one window of Phyllopteryx taeniolatus isolate TA_2022b chromosome 23, UOR_Ptae_1.2, whole genome shotgun sequence DNA:
- the LOC133472547 gene encoding gastrula zinc finger protein XlCGF57.1-like isoform X2, with translation MQPRVVLHRADVSENLHPERQQSVSPHIKEEEEDEEVQYIKEEDEEFLHIKEEEQEEIIKVPSTGVPLKSEDEGRSDERRGSEPPNSNSSSNGNHCGGSQTDGDDDDDVDEQLEGDMTCHTANKCWKCSKCRKTFASKRNFNRHMKIHTGEKPFACSVCGQRFSQKESLNRHTRTHTGEKPFACSVCGQTFSQNGTLKIHTRTHTGEKPFTCSVCGKRFSHKRHLTRHARTHTGEKPFACPVCGQRFSQKESLKIHTRTHTGWKPFACSVCGKRFSHKRPLTRHARTHTGEKPFACPVCGQIFSHKESLKIHTRTHTGEKPFACSVCGQRFSHQRHLTRHARTHTGEKPFACAVCGQRFSRKESLKIHTRTHTREKPFACPVCGQRFSHKGYLTGHARTHTGEKPFACSVCGQRFTRKQHLKIHTRTHTGEKPFSCSGCGQRFSQKQHLKIHTRMHTGEKPFACSGCGQRFSRKDRVKTHKCPGETSSDQEAFNANVNV, from the exons ATGCAGCCTCGTGTTGTGTTACACAGAGCAG ACGTCAGTGAAAATCTTCATCCTGAGCGGCAGCAGTCTGTGTCCcctcacatcaaagaggaagaggaggatgaagaggttcaatacatcaaagaggaggatgaagagttccttcacattaaagaggaagagcaggaggaaatcatcaaggttccatcgactggtgtccctttgaagagtgaagatgaaggtcgaaGTGATGAGAGACGAGGGTCGGAGCCACCAAACAGCAACAGCTCAAGTAATGGaaaccactgtggaggatcacaaacagacggtgatgatgatgatgatgttgatgaacagttggaaggtgatatgacatgtcacactgccaataaatgctggaaatgttctaaatgtaGGAAAACATTTGCTTCTAAGAGGAATTTCAACCgacacatgaaaatacacactggagaaaagccttttgcatgctcagtttgtggtcaaagattctcccaaAAGGAAAGCTTaaatagacacacaagaacccacactggtgagaaaccttttgcatgctcagtttgtggtcaaacctTCTCTCAGAATGgaaccttaaaaatacacacaagaacacacactggtgagaaaccttttacctgctcagtttgtggtaaaagattctctcacAAGAGACATTTGACACGtcacgcaagaacacacactggagagaagccttttgcatgcccagtttgtggtcaaagattctcccaaaaggaaagcttaaaaatacacacaagaacacacactggttggaaaccttttgcctgctcagtttgtggtaaaagattctctcacAAGAGACCTTTGACACGtcacgcaagaacacacactggagagaagccttttgcatgcccagtttgtggtcaaatattcTCCCATaaggaaagcttaaaaatacacacaagaacccacactggtgagaaaccttttgcctgctcagtttgtggtcaaagattctctcaccAGAGACATTTGACACGtcacgcaagaacacacactggagaaaagccTTTTGCATGcgcagtttgtggtcaaagattctcccgaaaggaaagcttaaaaatacacacaagaacacacaccagagagaaaccttttgcatgcccagtttgtggtcaaagattctctcacaaGGGATATTTGACAGGtcacgcaagaacacacactggagagaagccttttgcatgctcagtttgtggtcaaagattcactcggaagcaacacttaaaaatacacacaagaacacacactggtgagaaacctttttcctgctcaggttgtggtcaaaggttctctCAGAAGcaacacttaaaaatacacacaagaatgcacactggtgagaaaccttttgcatgctcaggttgtggtcaaagattctctcgtaagGATCGGgttaagacacacaagtgtcCTGGTGAGACAAGCAGTGATCAAGAAgcttttaatgcaaatgtaaatgtttaa